A stretch of Geobacter sp. DNA encodes these proteins:
- a CDS encoding YfcE family phosphodiesterase produces the protein MEYLIISDTHGNYHAAAEVIAQAGHVDVIAHLGDETSDAVVLEHIFNRPVEKVAGNCDAPGKHPRELCVDIGGTKMLLTHGDRYQVKMGLAQLQKRAESAHARVVLYGHTHRAAIDEIDGILFINPGSLHRMNAELSYARLSLINGNLTASIIPVAVNDSEQHAQKILTVNINLNNHTRSCGTHDGYGLQAGSSRGQRQLDSLPA, from the coding sequence ATGGAATATTTGATTATTTCAGACACCCACGGTAATTATCATGCTGCAGCAGAAGTTATCGCCCAGGCAGGTCACGTCGACGTGATCGCCCACCTGGGAGACGAAACCAGCGATGCTGTCGTGCTTGAGCATATCTTCAACCGACCGGTTGAAAAAGTCGCTGGTAACTGTGATGCACCGGGCAAACACCCAAGGGAACTCTGCGTTGATATCGGTGGAACGAAGATGCTCTTGACCCATGGGGATCGTTATCAGGTAAAGATGGGACTTGCCCAGCTCCAGAAGCGGGCTGAAAGCGCACATGCCCGCGTGGTACTGTACGGACACACCCACCGTGCCGCCATAGATGAAATCGACGGCATCCTTTTCATCAACCCCGGATCACTCCACCGTATGAATGCGGAACTGAGCTATGCGCGGCTTTCTCTCATCAATGGGAATCTAACTGCATCGATCATTCCGGTTGCAGTAAACGATTCAGAACAGCACGCCCAGAAAATCCTGACTGTCAACATCAACCTTAACAACCACACCCGCAGTTGTGGCACACACGACGGTTATGGTCTTCAGGCGGGATCGTCTCGGGGGCAAAGGCAACTCGATTCACTGCCCGCTTGA
- the sppA gene encoding signal peptide peptidase SppA: protein MKNKWLWIAAGVSGGFLFLFAASLMIALLLMGDGSTLIKESGIGLVEVRGVILDSQETVKQLHDFGKNDKIKAVVLRIDSPGGVVGPSQEIYQEVKKLAARKKVIVSMGSVAASGGYYIAAPATLIMANPGTITGSIGVLMKFSNIEGLLDKIGMKAFTLKTGKYKDAGSPLRPMSDEEKTLLQGVIESTHGQFVKAVAEGRRLPVGQVQAIADGRIFSGEQALELKLVDRLGSLQDAIEEAGRLAGISGEPTVVRPPKKKKMLLDMLVEESASRITNLVREEIGLSVNYEMAGVGGK from the coding sequence ATGAAAAACAAGTGGTTGTGGATAGCAGCAGGCGTCAGCGGTGGCTTCTTGTTTTTGTTTGCCGCTTCGTTGATGATTGCTTTGCTATTAATGGGTGATGGCTCGACCCTGATCAAGGAGAGCGGTATCGGTCTTGTTGAGGTGAGGGGGGTCATCCTTGATTCGCAGGAAACCGTCAAGCAGCTTCACGACTTTGGAAAGAACGACAAGATTAAAGCAGTCGTACTCCGTATCGACTCTCCCGGTGGCGTGGTGGGCCCTTCGCAGGAGATCTACCAGGAGGTGAAAAAACTCGCCGCCAGGAAAAAGGTGATTGTCTCCATGGGAAGTGTCGCTGCATCCGGAGGGTATTATATCGCTGCACCGGCAACCTTGATCATGGCCAACCCCGGCACCATAACCGGCAGTATCGGTGTTCTCATGAAATTTTCCAACATCGAAGGGCTGTTGGACAAAATCGGTATGAAGGCATTCACCTTGAAGACCGGCAAATACAAGGATGCTGGATCTCCTCTGCGTCCCATGAGTGACGAGGAAAAGACGCTGTTGCAGGGGGTAATCGAGAGTACGCATGGTCAGTTCGTCAAGGCTGTTGCCGAAGGTCGGCGTCTTCCCGTGGGGCAGGTGCAGGCCATTGCGGACGGCAGGATCTTTTCCGGTGAACAGGCGTTGGAGCTGAAACTTGTTGACCGGCTCGGATCGCTCCAGGATGCCATCGAAGAGGCCGGGCGACTGGCCGGTATTAGCGGTGAGCCGACGGTAGTCAGGCCTCCGAAGAAGAAAAAGATGCTGCTCGATATGCTTGTGGAAGAATCGGCTTCCCGGATCACCAACTTGGTGCGCGAGGAGATCGGCCTTTCCGTGAACTATGAAATGGCCGGTGTTGGCGGAAAATGA
- the coaD gene encoding pantetheine-phosphate adenylyltransferase: MPRKIAVYPGSFDPITYGHLDIINRGLRIFDSVIVAVASNSSKNSLFTIEERVELISLVLEDNPRAKVDTFGGLLIDYVLSQHATVIIRGLRAVSDFEYEFQIAQMNRSISQEIETLFMMTSVPFSYLSSSIVKEVSSLNGPVDGLVPPLVKQALANKFSSYAHKTRRP, from the coding sequence ATGCCCAGGAAAATAGCCGTTTATCCAGGCTCCTTTGATCCCATCACCTATGGCCATCTGGATATTATCAACCGAGGACTTCGCATCTTCGACAGTGTAATCGTTGCTGTGGCCAGCAATTCCAGCAAAAATTCCCTTTTCACGATTGAGGAGCGGGTTGAACTCATCAGCCTTGTCCTTGAGGACAATCCCCGGGCAAAAGTTGACACCTTCGGCGGCCTTCTGATAGACTACGTCCTTTCTCAGCACGCCACCGTCATCATCAGGGGGCTACGGGCCGTGTCTGATTTCGAGTACGAATTCCAGATAGCCCAGATGAACCGGAGCATCTCCCAGGAGATCGAAACCCTGTTCATGATGACGTCGGTACCGTTCAGCTACCTCTCCTCATCCATCGTCAAGGAGGTGAGTTCCCTGAACGGCCCTGTGGACGGACTGGTGCCGCCGCTCGTCAAACAAGCGCTTGCAAACAAGTTTTCATCATATGCACACAAAACAAGGAGACCCTAA
- a CDS encoding FMN-binding glutamate synthase family protein: MLYKTVNESFNEFIVDRKDPLCIRCKVCERQCAYEVHRYIPEADCLTEDSGLCIGCRRCSALCPTGAITIKTNEESFKANASWSSAHIRNLYAQADTGGILLAAMGNPAKYPIYWDHLLLDASQVTNPSIDPLREPMELRTYLGRKPHSIEVVRDKKTNKPKLATTLSPQLKLEYPFIFSAMSYGALNLNAHRAMAAAAQELGTLYNTGEGGLHKDLYKYGKNVIVQVASGRFGVSEQYLNAGVAIEIKVGQGAKPGIGGHLPGEKVNSDISETRMIPLGSDAISPAPHHDIYSIEDLRQLIYALKEATNYEKPVSVKIAAVHHVAAIASGIARAGADIITIDGFRGGTGAAPQVIRDNVGIPMELALAAVDTRLRDEGIRNQVSIVVGGGVRNSGDAIKAIAMGADAINLGTSTLLALGCTLCQRCYTGKCPWGITTNNPYLAKRLNPEIGAEKLVNLVRAWGHEMKEILGGMGLNALESLRGNRYKLRAVGLTEKDMNLLGVIPAGE, from the coding sequence GTGCTTTACAAAACCGTCAACGAATCCTTTAATGAATTCATCGTCGATCGCAAGGACCCTCTCTGCATTCGCTGCAAGGTCTGTGAACGTCAGTGTGCCTATGAGGTGCATCGCTACATCCCGGAAGCTGATTGCCTGACCGAGGATAGCGGCCTCTGTATCGGCTGCCGTCGCTGTTCGGCGCTCTGCCCTACCGGCGCCATCACCATAAAGACGAACGAGGAGAGCTTCAAGGCAAACGCCTCATGGTCATCAGCCCACATCCGGAACCTCTATGCCCAGGCCGATACCGGCGGCATCCTGCTGGCCGCCATGGGTAATCCGGCGAAATACCCCATCTACTGGGACCATCTGCTCCTCGACGCCTCCCAGGTGACCAACCCTTCCATCGATCCGCTCCGTGAGCCGATGGAACTCCGTACCTACCTGGGCAGAAAACCGCACTCCATCGAGGTTGTGCGCGACAAGAAAACCAACAAGCCCAAACTGGCAACCACATTGTCACCGCAGCTGAAACTGGAATACCCTTTCATCTTCTCCGCCATGAGTTACGGCGCCCTCAACCTCAATGCCCACCGGGCCATGGCTGCTGCAGCACAGGAACTCGGCACCCTTTACAACACCGGTGAAGGTGGACTGCATAAGGACCTGTACAAATACGGCAAGAACGTCATTGTCCAGGTTGCTTCCGGCCGGTTCGGCGTCAGTGAACAATACCTGAACGCCGGGGTCGCCATCGAGATCAAGGTCGGTCAGGGTGCGAAACCGGGCATCGGCGGCCACCTGCCCGGAGAAAAGGTCAATTCCGACATCTCCGAGACCAGGATGATCCCCCTCGGTTCCGACGCCATCTCACCAGCACCGCATCACGACATCTACTCCATCGAGGACCTGCGCCAGCTGATTTACGCACTCAAGGAAGCGACCAACTACGAAAAACCTGTATCGGTGAAGATTGCAGCCGTCCACCACGTGGCTGCCATTGCATCAGGTATCGCGCGAGCCGGCGCGGATATCATCACCATCGACGGTTTCCGTGGGGGTACCGGCGCAGCGCCGCAGGTCATCCGTGACAATGTGGGGATACCGATGGAACTCGCTCTTGCAGCGGTCGATACCCGCCTGAGGGACGAAGGGATCAGAAACCAGGTCTCCATCGTCGTCGGCGGCGGTGTTCGTAACTCGGGAGACGCCATCAAGGCCATCGCCATGGGTGCCGATGCCATCAACCTGGGAACGTCGACGCTGCTCGCCCTAGGCTGCACCCTCTGCCAGCGCTGCTACACCGGCAAATGCCCCTGGGGGATCACCACCAACAACCCGTACCTTGCCAAACGTCTCAATCCAGAAATCGGTGCCGAGAAACTGGTCAACCTGGTCCGGGCCTGGGGACACGAAATGAAAGAAATACTCGGCGGCATGGGACTCAATGCCCTTGAATCGCTCCGCGGCAACCGCTATAAACTACGGGCAGTCGGACTGACTGAAAAGGACATGAACCTCCTTGGCGTCATACCCGCAGGAGAATAG
- a CDS encoding 4Fe-4S dicluster domain-containing protein: MKRIYTLEDACIGCHLCEVACITEHSLSKDPVKAFLHEQVRPISRCTVEEAEGGIISLSTTCRHCDEPDCLRACISGAIQKNDQGVVRIDTEQCVGCWSCVMACPYGAVQRNTAKKKANKCDLCPDRKGPACVDACPNRALVFKEGIQK; this comes from the coding sequence ATGAAACGGATTTATACACTCGAAGATGCCTGCATCGGCTGCCACCTCTGCGAGGTGGCCTGCATCACGGAACACTCCCTTTCCAAGGACCCGGTGAAGGCCTTTCTTCATGAGCAGGTCCGCCCCATCTCCCGTTGTACGGTAGAAGAGGCAGAGGGGGGCATTATCTCCCTTTCCACCACCTGCCGGCATTGCGATGAGCCGGATTGCCTACGGGCCTGCATCTCCGGCGCCATACAGAAAAACGATCAGGGAGTGGTCAGGATCGATACGGAGCAGTGCGTAGGGTGCTGGTCATGCGTGATGGCCTGCCCCTATGGTGCCGTTCAGCGCAATACTGCCAAGAAAAAGGCCAACAAATGCGATCTCTGTCCGGATCGTAAAGGCCCGGCCTGCGTGGATGCCTGCCCCAACCGGGCTCTGGTATTCAAGGAGGGGATCCAGAAATGA
- a CDS encoding aminotransferase class I/II-fold pyridoxal phosphate-dependent enzyme, protein MNPLAVELNEMLSQSNPYALEMLSDLGKNLFFPKGILTQSAEAKEKAHKFNATIGIATENGGPMYLQCIQDKLSEFDPKDIYPYAPPAGKPELRALWREKQLRENPSQQGKHFSNPIVTNALTHGLSIVADMFVDNGDHVILPDMLWGNYNLTFGTCSGAVMRKFPTFTVAGGYDVDAFKAELKNSAEEKGKAIVILNFPNNPSGYTPTVAEGDAIVAAIKEVAEGGCNIVAVTDDAYFGLFYEDSMKESLFGKLANLHPRILAVKLDGATKEEFVWGFRTGFITFADGNSFENARVMTALEKKAMGIIRARISNCPHPSQTFAIEALRSPKFLEQKEEKFQVLKGRALKVKEVLNSGKYDSAWAYYPFNSGYFMCLKLKTVDAEKLRIHILDKYGVGGISIGKTDLRIAFSCIEEKDIAELFDIIYQGVQDLA, encoded by the coding sequence ATGAATCCGTTAGCCGTCGAACTCAACGAAATGCTCAGCCAAAGCAACCCATATGCATTGGAAATGCTGTCCGACCTGGGAAAGAACCTTTTCTTCCCCAAGGGAATACTGACCCAGTCGGCAGAAGCAAAGGAAAAAGCCCACAAATTCAACGCCACCATAGGCATCGCCACCGAAAATGGCGGCCCGATGTACCTCCAGTGCATCCAGGACAAGCTCTCCGAATTTGACCCGAAAGACATCTACCCCTATGCGCCGCCGGCCGGCAAGCCTGAACTGCGGGCGTTGTGGCGGGAGAAGCAGCTGCGGGAGAACCCGAGCCAGCAGGGGAAACACTTCAGCAACCCAATCGTCACCAACGCCCTCACCCACGGCCTCTCCATCGTTGCCGATATGTTCGTCGACAACGGCGACCATGTAATCCTGCCGGACATGCTCTGGGGGAACTACAACCTCACCTTCGGCACCTGCTCCGGCGCCGTCATGCGGAAATTCCCGACCTTTACCGTGGCCGGCGGCTATGACGTAGACGCCTTCAAGGCCGAGCTAAAGAACAGCGCCGAGGAAAAGGGGAAAGCAATCGTCATCCTGAACTTCCCCAACAACCCGAGCGGCTACACCCCGACCGTCGCCGAGGGTGACGCCATCGTTGCCGCCATCAAGGAAGTTGCCGAGGGCGGCTGCAACATCGTCGCCGTCACCGACGACGCCTACTTCGGGCTTTTCTACGAGGATAGCATGAAGGAGTCGCTCTTCGGCAAGCTCGCCAACCTCCACCCCCGCATCCTGGCGGTCAAGCTCGACGGCGCCACCAAGGAGGAGTTCGTCTGGGGCTTCAGGACCGGCTTCATCACCTTCGCCGACGGCAATAGCTTCGAGAACGCCCGGGTCATGACCGCCCTGGAGAAGAAGGCCATGGGGATCATCCGCGCGCGGATCTCCAACTGCCCCCATCCCTCCCAGACCTTCGCCATCGAGGCGCTCCGCTCCCCGAAATTCCTTGAACAGAAGGAAGAGAAGTTCCAGGTGCTGAAAGGCCGCGCCCTTAAGGTGAAGGAAGTCCTCAACAGCGGCAAGTACGATTCCGCCTGGGCCTACTACCCGTTCAACTCCGGCTATTTCATGTGCCTCAAGCTGAAAACTGTCGATGCCGAGAAGTTGCGGATCCACATCCTCGACAAGTACGGCGTCGGCGGCATCTCCATCGGCAAGACCGACCTGCGGATAGCCTTCTCCTGCATTGAGGAAAAGGATATCGCCGAACTGTTCGATATCATCTACCAAGGGGTACAGGATCTGGCCTGA
- a CDS encoding NAD(P)/FAD-dependent oxidoreductase, whose product MNYVIIGNSVAAVGAVRAIRDVDQDGNITVISRERHVAYGRPLISYLLGGLISEKRMAYLPEDFYDKHRINLLLNSEVVGVDSKKRQVKLAAGDTVAYDRLLIATGGDPFVPPIEGLAGKEKIFTFTTWDDAAKLKAIAHDIEHAVVIGGGLIGLKAAEGLHLLGKKVTIVELADRILSAAFDRPAGRIVSKKMKLNGIDVITEETVVKIEGDGSAISGVVLKSGDYLPCDTVIVAIGVRPAAVFLKGSGIDVNRGVVVDGCMETSMKGVFAAGDVAEARDFFSDTKNPLPIWPDAYIQGDIAGTAMAGKQKEYAGGLSMNSIEFFKVSTISMGVTNPQNLAEFEILTYQDLESYSYRKIVVKDNRLVGAVLVGNVERAGIFAGLIREQVDVTPFKEHLLAPGFGIIHLPKELRSALFAPFGKAA is encoded by the coding sequence ATGAATTACGTCATCATCGGCAACTCCGTTGCAGCTGTCGGCGCAGTGCGTGCCATCAGGGACGTTGACCAGGATGGCAACATCACCGTCATCTCCCGCGAGCGTCATGTCGCCTATGGCCGTCCGCTCATCTCCTACCTGCTCGGCGGGCTCATCAGCGAAAAGCGGATGGCCTACCTGCCCGAAGACTTCTACGACAAGCATCGGATCAATCTGCTGCTCAATTCCGAAGTCGTGGGTGTCGACAGCAAAAAGCGCCAGGTGAAACTTGCAGCCGGCGATACGGTCGCCTACGACCGGCTTCTCATAGCCACGGGAGGCGACCCCTTCGTGCCTCCCATCGAAGGTCTGGCCGGCAAGGAAAAGATATTTACCTTCACCACCTGGGACGATGCGGCCAAGCTGAAGGCAATTGCCCATGACATCGAGCACGCGGTCGTCATCGGCGGTGGCCTTATCGGCCTGAAAGCTGCCGAAGGCCTCCACCTCCTGGGGAAAAAGGTGACCATCGTCGAGTTGGCCGACCGGATTCTCTCTGCCGCCTTTGATCGGCCGGCAGGCAGAATCGTTTCCAAGAAGATGAAACTGAACGGCATCGACGTGATCACCGAGGAGACCGTGGTGAAGATCGAAGGTGACGGCTCCGCGATCTCCGGAGTGGTCCTCAAGTCAGGAGATTATCTGCCGTGCGATACGGTGATCGTCGCCATCGGCGTGCGACCTGCAGCGGTCTTCCTCAAAGGGAGCGGCATCGACGTCAACCGGGGCGTGGTTGTGGATGGATGCATGGAAACCAGCATGAAGGGCGTCTTCGCTGCCGGGGACGTTGCCGAGGCACGGGACTTTTTCAGCGACACCAAGAATCCTCTGCCCATCTGGCCTGATGCCTACATCCAGGGGGACATTGCAGGGACTGCCATGGCCGGCAAACAGAAGGAATATGCCGGCGGGCTCTCCATGAACTCCATCGAGTTTTTCAAGGTTTCGACCATCTCCATGGGTGTCACCAATCCCCAGAACCTGGCAGAGTTTGAGATTCTCACCTATCAGGATCTCGAATCCTATTCCTACCGCAAGATCGTCGTGAAAGACAATCGCCTGGTGGGTGCGGTGCTGGTCGGTAATGTCGAACGGGCCGGGATCTTTGCCGGTCTCATTCGTGAGCAGGTCGACGTGACCCCCTTCAAGGAGCACCTGCTTGCACCCGGTTTCGGGATCATACATCTGCCCAAAGAGCTGCGCAGCGCCCTTTTCGCCCCTTTCGGGAAGGCTGCATAA
- a CDS encoding DUF1858 domain-containing protein yields MITKEMTIGMILRTYPESIKIFTKYGLDCHECQIADLESVEHGAGVHKIGVDELLAELNRVCSPNG; encoded by the coding sequence ATGATCACCAAAGAGATGACCATCGGCATGATTCTTCGAACCTATCCCGAATCCATCAAGATCTTTACCAAGTACGGACTCGATTGCCATGAATGCCAGATCGCCGATCTCGAATCGGTGGAACATGGTGCCGGCGTCCATAAAATCGGCGTTGACGAGCTCTTGGCTGAACTGAACCGGGTTTGCTCCCCCAACGGATGA